The stretch of DNA TATCAGCTTCGGGACAGGGAAAGCAAGTTATCTTTCCAGCAGGCGGTCTTCAAGGGTAATGATGACATGGTGCAAGACTTAACTGGACTTCCATCCTATGCCAAAATGATGGTTGTATTCACCTTTCTGTCAGGATCCCTAAAGGGGGGGCCTGGGCTGTCTCCTTTTCAATGTTTTTTAATGACTCTAATGAGAATAAGATTGATTTTACCACTGCACTTCTTAACTTATATATTTCTTGTGTCAAAGTCTACTGTAAGCCGAATTTGTTATAGTacactaaatgtaatgtacagtaGGTTGTCTTCATTCACAATATGGCCCAGTAAAGAGCAGATTTAAATCAGTTTACCCATGTGTTTCAAAAGCAGTAGTTACAGAAATTGTACTTCCATAAAAGATTGCTTTGACATTTTCATTGAGAAGCCTGAGAGCCCGAGCACAAACCTATTTGCAGTATAAGCATCATaatactgtgaaatattttatatCAATAACTCCACAGGGTGTCATATCGTATGTCTCTACTGGTTGGGGGGGGGCGAACAAGTGATAAGCATATAACACAAAACTGCGGATACCTGGATAATCTGTCACTTGGTGATGTGGTCCTAGCAGATCGTGGGTTTACCATTGGAGATTCTGTGGGCTTGTACAGTGCTCAACTCAAAATACCTGCCTTCACTAGAGGGAAACCGCAACTGCACCCATGTGAATTTGAGTCTACGAGAGGACTTGCAGCTGTTCGTATCCATGTAGAGCGCGTCATTGGTCTTGTGAGGAACAAGTACACAATCATACAAAGCACAatacccatctctctctgcaaGACTACAACTCCAGGAGAGCTTCCATCTGTTGACAAGATGGTCAGAGTCTGCTGTGCTTTGTGCAACATTTGTCTGTTGTGCCTTCACAATagaattttttttaagtaacATTGTGTTCTCAGTATCTAAAtgtatgactaaatgtaaatgactaaaggtaAATATTCCCACTACTGTTTGTTTTTATGCAAGTCTTCAGAATAGAAACATTTTTAAGTAACATTGTGTTCTCAGTATCTAAAtgtatgactaaatgtaaatgactaaaggtaAATATTGCCACTATAAACTGTTTGTTTTTATGCAAGTCAGTAGATTATTTGAAATAAAAACTGCTGGCAGTAAAATACATTTCTCTGGTTCATctttaattaataataataaattcaTACAATGGAGGTTTTGACAGTTCtgcaaaaacaaaatataaaaaGTGGAACTcaaaacaaagcaaaataaTAACATAACCAAATgcataacagtttatttcatagctcaataaagaaaagaaaacaaacatgtaTCAATGATGATAATATATTTTACCTAAATAAAAACTAGGCCATAAATATGCTTTTGTCTGTTGCTGCTCTTTAAATGCTCTTGAGCGtacatttttaaataaaaaaataaagcatAACTACACTTTTTCTGCATTCCACACATTTCCATGTCTTTGGTACCCTGATCAATTTAAGGCAAGACCTGTGAAAGTACTTCCGCATACACTGTCCAGACGTGCAGGTGATGTCATTTGTGTCACCAGGTTTACCACAGTAGCATCCAAGTTCAGGTGGATGTTCTGTGGTTGCCGCGTCTGTGGGAGTATGCCGTGGTGCTGTATACCATTTCCCCAGCAGCTCTGGTAGTACTCCGGTCTTGATTAATTCAACCACTTTGAGGTAGGCATTGTGGAAGAAAACAGGATCATACTGGATCCGCTGGAGGAAAAACTCCTGCGGGGTCCATACCACAAGATCACAGTAACTCACTGCGGCAACATGCATTTGAGCTTGCACTTGGTACATGAACTTGTGGCCAGTTTTAAGTGCCATTGTCCCATCCTCTCCTATGCCTAAACAGAACGATGGATCCTCACAGCTTTTAGTGAGTGAGCAGTACCTGCTGTTGTATGGGCATTTGATCTCCAGAACGCCATCAGCGTGACAAGTGCATGTTACCATGCCATCAGGTGATGCTCCAATCCAGGGGAGGTCTGGGTTGATGATAAACCCTGAAGCTTTAACCTGgaagtatatacagtatattgataAATTGTACATGGATATTGATAGGCATACATAGATTCTTTAATCTTTGAATTGCTGATAGACCTGGAATTCTTGGTGATCTTGCATCACAGCTCGATAGTTTTCCCtcgctttttcttttcttttcatctgacaaaaatgtaaatacaaacagtttttaaaatgtttttgtctGAATGAGATTTACTGCTTATCAACATGTACCTAAAGGTGTTGCACTCTGACCACTCTGTCATAAAAGCCTTTGCTTATAATCTTCTTTCATTGACTTTTATTGACTGGCCAAACAGGTTACATGTCAAGTCACTACACAAATCAAACCTTAATGTTAAATTGTGCTTTACTCTGTACCTTGTTGCCTCGGTGGAAAACTGAGATGAGCGTGGATAGCATATCCTTTTGATCAAAGACAAAGGTCTGTTTGCTTTGGCTGCCTCGCTGAATACTGATGCTGTGACTCTTCCtgccctggtctcctcctcaactACCAAACACTGGAAAAATGTATCTTAGTTAGTTTGTTAATTAGCTGGCTATTTACTGAAATAGTTAGCAATGATTTTCAATTGAAGAGTTGGAAAATGTACATTAACACCAACCT from Hypomesus transpacificus isolate Combined female chromosome 23, fHypTra1, whole genome shotgun sequence encodes:
- the LOC124485692 gene encoding uncharacterized protein LOC124485692, with the protein product MLSTLISVFHRGNKMKRKEKARENYRAVMQDHQEFQVKASGFIINPDLPWIGASPDGMVTCTCHADGVLEIKCPYNSRYCSLTKSCEDPSFCLGIGEDGTMALKTGHKFMYQVQAQMHVAAVSYCDLVVWTPQEFFLQRIQYDPVFFHNAYLKVVELIKTGVLPELLGKWYTAPRHTPTDAATTEHPPELGCYCGKPGDTNDITCTSGQCMRKYFHRSCLKLIRVPKTWKCVECRKSVVMLYFFI